A genomic region of Raphanus sativus cultivar WK10039 chromosome 6, ASM80110v3, whole genome shotgun sequence contains the following coding sequences:
- the LOC108811728 gene encoding chaperonin 60 subunit beta 1, chloroplastic, with translation MASTFTATSSIGSMVAPNGQKLSSSSFGRRQNVCPRLRRSTPAIVCAAKELHFNKDGATIRKLQAGVNKLADLVGVTLGPKGRNVVLESKYGSPRIVNDGVTVAREVELEDPVENIGAKLVRQAAAKTNDLAGDGTTTSVVLAQGFIAEGVKVVAAGANPVLITRGIEKTAKALVAELKKMSKEVEDSELADVAAVSAGNNEEIGSMIAEAMSRVGRKGVVTLEEGRSAENALYVVEGMQFDRGYISPYFVTDSEKMSVEFDNCKLLLVDKKITNARDLVGVLEDAIRGGYPILIIAEDIEQEALATLVVNKLRGTLKIAALKAPGFGERKSQYLDDIAILTGATVIREEVGLSLDKAGKEVLGNAAKVVLTKETSTIVGDGTTQDAVQKRVTQIKNLIEQAEQDYEKEKLNERIAKLSGGVAVIQVGAQTETELKEKKLRVEDALNATKAAVEEGIVVGGGCTLLRLASKVDAIKAALENDEEKVGADIVKRALSYPLKLIAKNAGVNGSVVSEKVLSNDNVKYGYNAATGKYEDLMAAGIIDPTKVVRCCLEHAASVAKTFLMSDCVVVEIKEPEPVPVGNPMDNSGYGY, from the exons atggcaTCGACTTTCACTGCAACGTCTTCCATTGGTTCAATGGTTGCTCCAAATGGCCAAAAGCTGTCTTCAAGCTCGTTCGGAAGGAGGCAGAACGTGTGCCCCAGGCTAAGAAGATCCACTCCTGCTATTGTATGTGCAGCCAAGGAGTTGCATTTCAACAAAGACGGGGCTACTATTAGGAAACTTCAA GCTGGTGTCAACAAGCTTGCAGACCTAGTTGGTGTTACACTTGGACCTAAAGGGCGAAATGTTGTTCTTGAGAGCAAGTATGGATCACCAAGAATTGTCAATGATGGTGTCACTGTTGCCAGGGAG GTTGAGTTGGAAGATCCGGTTGAGAACATTGGTGCTAAGCTTGTCAGGCAAGCTGCTGCCAAGACCAATGACCTCGCTGGTGATGGTACCACAACATCTGTTGTTCTTGCACAAGGTTTTATTGCTGAGGGTGTCAAG GTGGTGGCTGCTGGTGCAAACCCTGTATTGATCACTAGAGGCATTGAGAAGACAGCAAAGGCTTTGGTTGCCGAGCTCAAGAAAATGTCTAAGGAG GTTGAAGACAGTGAACTTGCAGATGTGGCAGCTGTTAGTGCAGGTAACAACGAAGAGATTGGAAGTATGATTGCTGAAGCAATGAGCAGAGTGGGCAGGAAGGGTGTGGTGACACTTGAGGAGGGTAGAAGTGCCGAGAACGCACTCTACGTTGTGGAAGGAATGCAATTTGACCGTGGTTACATCTCCCCTTACTTTGTGACAGACAGTGAGAAAATGTCAGTTGAGTTCGACAATTGCAAG TTGCTTCTCGTTGACAAGAAAATTACCAATGCAAGGGATCTTGTTGGTGTTCTGGAGGATGCGATTAGAGGAGGATACCCAATTTTAATTATTGCAGAAGACATTGAGCAGGAGGCTTTGGCGACCCTTGTTGTTAACAAGCTTAGAGGCACACTGAAGATTGCAGCTCTCAAAGCTCCAGGTTTTGGAGAGCGCAAGAGCCAGTACCTTGATGATATTGCCATTCTCACTGGAG CAACTGTGATCCGTGAGGAAGTTGGTCTTTCACTTGACAAAGCTGGAAAGGAGGTTCTTGGTAATGCGGCAAAGGTCGTCCTTACGAAGGAGACCTCGACCATTGTAGGTGATGGGACAACACAAGACGCAGTGCAAAAGCGTGTTACACAGATTAAGAATCTTATTGAG CAAGCAGAGCAAGATTATGAGAAGGAAAAACTGAATGAGAGAATTGCAAAGCTCTCTGGTGGAGTTGCTGTGATTCAG GTGGGAGCACAAACAGAAACAGAACTCAAAGAGAAGAAACTGAGAGTTGAAGATGCTCTTAATGCTACAAAg GCTGCTGTTGAAGAAGGTATTGTTGTTGGTGGTGGTTGTACTCTGCTTCGGCTTGCTTCCAAGGTTGATGCCATTAAAGCCGCCCTTGAAAATGATGAAGAAAAG GTTGGTGCGGATATCGTGAAAAGAGCACTGAGTTACCCTCTGAAACTGATTGCCAAGAATGCTGGAGTTAATGGAAGCGTAGTTAGCGAGAAG GTGCTTTCTAACGATAACGTGAAATACGGCTACAATGCTGCTACCGGCAAGTACGAGGATTTAATGGCTGCAGGAATCATTGATCCAACAAAG GTTGTGAGATGTTGCTTGGAACATGCAGCTTCTGTTGCAAAGACATTCTTGATGTCAGACTGTGTCGTCGTTGAGATCAAGGAGCCTGAGCCAGTTCCCGTAGGCAACCCAATGGACAACTCAG GATATGGATACTGA
- the LOC108811730 gene encoding protein MET1, chloroplastic — MSLAPTSYPSLSSLPRTKQNPALITQPSFISVKSLFLSSNSCNSHVAKRGSFALKASETDSTAKPEAGKEKDGGEGNEEEEEKYETYEIEVEQPYGLKFRKGRDGGTYIDAILPGGFADKTGKFTVGDRVIATSAVFGTEIWPAAEYGRTMYTIRQRIGPLLMQMEKRYGKVDDSGELTEKEIIRAERNAGFISSRLREIQMQNYLRKKELKAQREKDLREGLQFSKNGKYEEALERFESVLGSKPTPDEASISSYNVACCYSKLNQVQAGLSALEEALKSGYEDFKRIRSDPDLENIRKSEAFDPLMKQFDESFINESAINAIKSLFGFNKK, encoded by the exons ATGTCTTTAGCTCCGACCAGTTATCCATCTCTCTCTTCACTGCCAAGAACCAAGCAAAACCCTGCCTTGATCACTCAACCCAGTTTCATTTCGGTGAAAAGTCTCTTCCTTTCGAGCAATTCGTGCAATAGCCATGTGGCAAAACGGGGGAGTTTTGCTTTGAAAGCGTCGGAGACGGATTCAACAGCCAAACCTGAAGCAGGAAAAGAGAAAGATGGTGGAGAAGgaaatgaggaagaagaagagaagtacGAAACGTATGAGATAGAAGTGGAGCAGCCTTATGGTCTGAAATTCAGGAAAGGAAGAGATGGTGGGACTTACATTGATGCTATTTTGCCCGGTGGTTTCGCCGACAAAACCGGCAAATTCACAGTCGGCGACAGAGTTATTGCCACAAg TGCAGTGTTTGGGACAGAGATTTGGCCTGCAGCTGAGTACGGTAGGACTATGTACACCATCCGTCAGAGAATTGGTCCTTTGCTTATGCAAATGGAGAAACGATATG GTAAGGTGGATGATTCTGGTGAGCTAACAGAGAAAGAGATAATTAGAGCTGAGAGAAATGCCGGATTCATTAGCAGTAGGTTGAGGGAAATTCAG ATGCAAAACTATCTGAGGAAGAAAGAACTGAAAGCTCAACGGGAGAAGGATCTTCGTGAAGGGCTTCAGTTTTCCAA GAATGGTAAATATGAGGAAGCACTGGAAAGGTTTGAGTCTGTGTTAGGCTCCAAACCAACACCAGATGAAGCATCAATTTCAAGTTACAATGTTGCTTGTTGCTACTCTAAGCTTAATCAG GTTCAAGCTGGTCTCTCGGCTCTGGAAGAAGCACTGAAGTCAGGGTATGAAGATTTCAAG AGAATCCGAAGCGATCCAGATTTGGAAAACATCAGGAAGTCGGAAGCTTTCGATCCACTCATGAAGCAGTTTGATGAATCTTTCATCAACGAGAGTGCCATTAACGCCATCAAATCCTTGTTTGGCTTTAACAAGAAATAG
- the LOC108811729 gene encoding KIN17-like protein isoform X1 → MGKNDFLTPKAMANRMKAKGLQKLRWYCQMCQKQCRDENGFKCHCMSESHQRQMQVFGQNPTRVLEGYSEEFETTFLDLMRRSHRFSRVAATVVYNEYINDRHHVHMNSTEWATLTEFIKYLGKAGKCKVEETPKGWFITYVDRDSESLFKERLKNKRVKSDLAEEEKQEREIRRQIDRAAEMFHDDDVEKRKDEDLGMKSGVKVGFSLGGGIKARGESSSSKQHVFEEDEEEERGEKRKQSGGGDSERRSSALGELMKEEEKKKERMNRKAYWLFQGIVVKVMSKALAEKGYYKQKGVVRKVVDNFVGEIEMIDSKHVLRVDQEELETVLPQIGGLVKIVNGAYRGSNAKLLGVDTDRFCAKVQIEKGVYEGFISEVEAFLFIMDHLFE, encoded by the exons ATGGGAAAGAACGATTTTCTAACCCCGAAGGCGATGGCGAACCGGATGAAGGCCAAGGGACTCCAGAAGCTCCGATGGTACTGCCAGATGTGTCAGAAACAGTGCCGCGACGAGAACGGCTTCAAGTGCCACTGCATGAGCGAGTCTCACCAGCGCCAGATGCAGGTCTTCGGCCAGAACCCCACGCGCGTCCTCGAGGGCTACTCCGAGGAGTTCGAGACGACGTTCCTCGACCTCATGCGTCGGAGCCACCGTTTCTCCCGCGTCGCCGCCACGGTCGTTTACAACGAGTACATCAACGACAGGCACCACGTGCACATGAACTCGACGGAGTGGGCGACGTTGACGGAGTTTATAAAGTACTTGGGGAAGGCTGGGAAGTGTAAGGTGGAGGAGACGCCTAAAGGGTGGTTCATTACTTATGTAGATAGAGATTCGGAGAGTTTGTTTAAGGAGAGGTTGAAGAACAAGAGGGTTAAGAGTGATTTGGCTGAGGAGGAGAAGCAGGAGAGGGAGATAAGGAGACAGATTGATAGAGCTGCTGAGATGTttcatgatgatgatgttgagaAGAGGAAAGATGAAGACTTGGGGATGAAGAGTGGTGTTAAGGTTGGGTTCTCTCTTGGCGGAGGGATTAAAGCGAGAGGGGAAAGCTCGAGCTCGAAACAACATGTGTTtgaggaggatgaggaggaggagagagggGAGAAGAGGAAACAAAGCGGAGGAGGAGACTCTGAGAGAAGATCGTCGGCTTTGGGTGAGTTGATGaaggaggaagagaagaagaaggagaggatGAATAGGAAAGCTTACTGGCTGTTCCAAGGGATCGTTGTGAAGGTGATGAGTAAAGCTCTGGCGGAGAAAGGGTATTATAAGCAAAAAGGTGTTGTGAGGAAAGTGGTTGATAACTTCGTTGGGGAGATTGAAATGATTGATTCTAAGCATGTGCTACGAGTTGATCAGGAGGAGCTCGAGACCGTGCTTCCACAGATTGGAGGGTTAGTGAAGATTGTGAATGGGGCGTATCGTGGTTCAAATGCCAAGTTGTTGGGTGTGGATACAGACAGGTTTTGTGCTAAAGTGCAGATCGAGAAAGGCGTCTATGA AGGGTTCATCTCAGAGGTTGAAGCATTTTTGTTCATTATGGATCATCTCTTTGAGTGA
- the LOC108811729 gene encoding KIN17-like protein isoform X2, which yields MGKNDFLTPKAMANRMKAKGLQKLRWYCQMCQKQCRDENGFKCHCMSESHQRQMQVFGQNPTRVLEGYSEEFETTFLDLMRRSHRFSRVAATVVYNEYINDRHHVHMNSTEWATLTEFIKYLGKAGKCKVEETPKGWFITYVDRDSESLFKERLKNKRVKSDLAEEEKQEREIRRQIDRAAEMFHDDDVEKRKDEDLGMKSGVKVGFSLGGGIKARGESSSSKQHVFEEDEEEERGEKRKQSGGGDSERRSSALGELMKEEEKKKERMNRKAYWLFQGIVVKVMSKALAEKGYYKQKGVVRKVVDNFVGEIEMIDSKHVLRVDQEELETVLPQIGGLVKIVNGAYRGSNAKLLGVDTDRFCAKVQIEKGVYDGRVIKSIEYEDICKLA from the coding sequence ATGGGAAAGAACGATTTTCTAACCCCGAAGGCGATGGCGAACCGGATGAAGGCCAAGGGACTCCAGAAGCTCCGATGGTACTGCCAGATGTGTCAGAAACAGTGCCGCGACGAGAACGGCTTCAAGTGCCACTGCATGAGCGAGTCTCACCAGCGCCAGATGCAGGTCTTCGGCCAGAACCCCACGCGCGTCCTCGAGGGCTACTCCGAGGAGTTCGAGACGACGTTCCTCGACCTCATGCGTCGGAGCCACCGTTTCTCCCGCGTCGCCGCCACGGTCGTTTACAACGAGTACATCAACGACAGGCACCACGTGCACATGAACTCGACGGAGTGGGCGACGTTGACGGAGTTTATAAAGTACTTGGGGAAGGCTGGGAAGTGTAAGGTGGAGGAGACGCCTAAAGGGTGGTTCATTACTTATGTAGATAGAGATTCGGAGAGTTTGTTTAAGGAGAGGTTGAAGAACAAGAGGGTTAAGAGTGATTTGGCTGAGGAGGAGAAGCAGGAGAGGGAGATAAGGAGACAGATTGATAGAGCTGCTGAGATGTttcatgatgatgatgttgagaAGAGGAAAGATGAAGACTTGGGGATGAAGAGTGGTGTTAAGGTTGGGTTCTCTCTTGGCGGAGGGATTAAAGCGAGAGGGGAAAGCTCGAGCTCGAAACAACATGTGTTtgaggaggatgaggaggaggagagagggGAGAAGAGGAAACAAAGCGGAGGAGGAGACTCTGAGAGAAGATCGTCGGCTTTGGGTGAGTTGATGaaggaggaagagaagaagaaggagaggatGAATAGGAAAGCTTACTGGCTGTTCCAAGGGATCGTTGTGAAGGTGATGAGTAAAGCTCTGGCGGAGAAAGGGTATTATAAGCAAAAAGGTGTTGTGAGGAAAGTGGTTGATAACTTCGTTGGGGAGATTGAAATGATTGATTCTAAGCATGTGCTACGAGTTGATCAGGAGGAGCTCGAGACCGTGCTTCCACAGATTGGAGGGTTAGTGAAGATTGTGAATGGGGCGTATCGTGGTTCAAATGCCAAGTTGTTGGGTGTGGATACAGACAGGTTTTGTGCTAAAGTGCAGATCGAGAAAGGCGTCTATGATGGAAGAGTCATTAAGTCTATCGAGTATGAAGACATATGCAAACTTGCATAG
- the LOC108811731 gene encoding uncharacterized protein LOC108811731 has product MAALSDKLADAYQNARPRYPIDWFTKLAARTGQHKLAWDVGTGNGQAAIGLAEYFEKVVATDINEAQLKRAVKHERISYHHTPTELSEDKMVALVGGDNSVDLIVAAQAVHYFDLIPFYNIAKRVLRKEGGLIAVWVYNDLIISPEVDAIMKRLVDSTFPYRTPVMNLAFDGYKTIPFPFEGIGMGSEGKPIQLDIPHKLSLKGFIGFLRSWQPAMKAKERGVELVTEDLINQFEDAWGDDDDVKDIFYKAHMIVGKLSAADIERHRKRFESNCVVTKLKDSNNSAVIASVTAAAFAGVAAYCAYSARKNT; this is encoded by the exons atggCTGCTTTGTCTGATAAACTAGCGGATGCTTACCAGAACGCAAGGCCAAGGTACCCGATCGACTGGTTCACGAAGCTTGCTGCTCGAACCGGTCAACACAAATTGGCTTGGGATGTCGGTACTGGAAATGGTCAAGCCGCCATTGGT CTCGCAGAGTACTTCGAGAAAGTTGTGGCTACAGACATAAACGAAGCACAACTGAAACGAGCGGTGAAACACGAGCGAATCAGCTACCATCACACTCCAACAGAGTTGTCCGAAGACAAAATGGTCGCTCTAGTCGGCGGAGATAACTCCGTTGACCTCATCGTCGCTGCACAAGCCGTTCACTACTTCGATCTCATACCATTCTACAACATAGCCAAACGTGTTCTTCGCAAAGAAGGAGGTTTAATCGCTGTTTGGGTCTACAACGACCTGATCATCTCCCCTGAAGTCGATGCCATCATGAAACGTCTTGTTGACTCCACGTTTCCGTATAGAACTCCCGTTATGAATCTTGCGTTTGACGGCTACAAAACGATACCGTTTCCTTTTGAAGGCATAGGGATGGGATCAGAAGGGAAGCCTATACAGCTTGACATTCCTCATAAGCTTTCGCTTAAAGGGTTTatagggttcttgagatcttgGCAGCCTGCTATGAAAGCCAAAGAAAGAGGTGTTGAGCTTGTTACCGAAGATTTGATCAATCAGTTTGAAGATGCTTggggtgatgatgatgatgttaagGATATTTTCTACAAAGCTCATATGATCGTTGGCAAACTTTCG GCTGCAGATATAGAACGTCATAGAAAGAGATTTGAATCAAACTGTGTGGTTACAAAACTGAAGGATAGTAACAACTCAGCCGTTATTGCTTCAG TGACGGCTGCTGCGTTTGCTGGAGTGGCGGCTTACTGTGCCTACTCTGCGAGGAAGaacacttaa
- the LOC108831210 gene encoding uncharacterized protein LOC108831210 isoform X1, giving the protein MEEAKGQRGNGTTEADFVLQWGERKRVRCMKVKKDQSRKSTDCLSNKRKLMSRAVSSERGSPSRHLNRPNKMVDSTGGNVRRSFVASPEKEDRYYTTRGSMGTDESGKIIKETVKETKKHVWPKLFITLSNKEKEEDFLAMKGCKLPQRPKKRAKLVQKTLLLVSPGTWLSDLCKERYEVREKKTSKKATKRIEGNGEHGKRFRVKKKKKRT; this is encoded by the exons ATGGAAGAAGCGAAGGGACAGAGAGGAAACGGAACCACTGAGGCTGATTTTGTGTTGCAATGGGGGGAGAGGAAAAGAGTTAGGTGCATGAAAGTTAAGAAAGATCAAAGCCGCAAGTCAACTGATTGTTTGTCTAATAAGCGCAAACTCATGTCGCGGGCTGTGTCTTCTGAGAGAGGCTCTCCTTCTCGCCATCTTAACCGTCCAAACAA GATGGTAGATTCTACAGGTGGTAATGTTAGGAGATCGTTTGTGGCATCCCCTGAGAAGGAAGATAGATACTACACAACGAGGGGTTCTATGGGTACAGATGAGAGTGGCAAAATTATAAAGGAAACTGTGAAGGAAACCAAGAAGCATGTGTGGCCAAAGTTGTTTATAACTTTGTCAAataaggagaaggaagaagatttCTTGGCTATGAAAGGGTGCAAGCTTCCTCAAAGACCCAAGAAACGAGCCAAATTGGTTCAGAAGACATTGCTT CTGGTGAGTCCAGGTACTTGGTTATCAGATCTGTGCAAAGAGAGGTATGAAGTAAGAGAGAAGAAGACTTCAAAAAA AGCGACCAAGAGGATTGAAGGCAATGGGGAGCATGGAAAGCGATtcagagtgaagaagaagaagaagaggactTGA
- the LOC108831210 gene encoding uncharacterized protein LOC108831210 isoform X2 yields MEEAKGQRGNGTTEADFVLQWGERKRVRCMKVKKDQSRKSTDCLSNKRKLMSRAVSSERGSPSRHLNRPNKMVDSTGGNVRRSFVASPEKEDRYYTTRGSMGTDESGKIIKETVKETKKHVWPKLFITLSNKEKEEDFLAMKGCKLPQRPKKRAKLVQKTLLLVSPGTWLSDLCKERYEVREKKTSKKRPRGLKAMGSMESDSE; encoded by the exons ATGGAAGAAGCGAAGGGACAGAGAGGAAACGGAACCACTGAGGCTGATTTTGTGTTGCAATGGGGGGAGAGGAAAAGAGTTAGGTGCATGAAAGTTAAGAAAGATCAAAGCCGCAAGTCAACTGATTGTTTGTCTAATAAGCGCAAACTCATGTCGCGGGCTGTGTCTTCTGAGAGAGGCTCTCCTTCTCGCCATCTTAACCGTCCAAACAA GATGGTAGATTCTACAGGTGGTAATGTTAGGAGATCGTTTGTGGCATCCCCTGAGAAGGAAGATAGATACTACACAACGAGGGGTTCTATGGGTACAGATGAGAGTGGCAAAATTATAAAGGAAACTGTGAAGGAAACCAAGAAGCATGTGTGGCCAAAGTTGTTTATAACTTTGTCAAataaggagaaggaagaagatttCTTGGCTATGAAAGGGTGCAAGCTTCCTCAAAGACCCAAGAAACGAGCCAAATTGGTTCAGAAGACATTGCTT CTGGTGAGTCCAGGTACTTGGTTATCAGATCTGTGCAAAGAGAGGTATGAAGTAAGAGAGAAGAAGACTTCAAAAAAG CGACCAAGAGGATTGAAGGCAATGGGGAGCATGGAAAGCGATtcagagtga